The genomic window CAAGACTCTTCCGATACTCGTACCTCTGTTCATAAGGAGCTTCCAGAGAAGCCTAGAGCTCGCCGAGGCTATGGAGTCTAGAGCCTACGGGGCTATAGAGAAGAGAACCAGCCTATACGAGCTGAAGGTGTCTAGGAACGACTACGTGTTCATGATCTTATCGATAAT from Candidatus Bathyarchaeota archaeon includes these protein-coding regions:
- a CDS encoding energy-coupling factor transporter transmembrane protein EcfT, with translation KTLPILVPLFIRSFQRSLELAEAMESRAYGAIEKRTSLYELKVSRNDYVFMILSIILLTATLLIKPP